The Denticeps clupeoides chromosome 1, fDenClu1.1, whole genome shotgun sequence genome segment AGAGCGGCAGGCTCTGTGATGTCTTCATAGAGCTTTTAGCGGCAAAAGCAGAATCCTGCATTCAATATGACATTCAATATGTTTCTCCGAAACAGCGCTCCTCCTGCTCAAGCCTCCATTAAAACATCCCCTGTCAGCCCAGCAACATGCCAATTATTTCCTGATGGTTATGGCCCATAACAGCTTTCACTGGGCCATAAGGCAATTTTCAAAATGCTGTATAACTTATACCTGTCAATGGTGCAGGGAAATGTGCTGGGTGGTCCCAGAGACGCTTAAACCGATGACAAATAATGCACATAAATTAATACGTACCTGCTTGTTACATGCGATGCTGACTGTGCTGCATTAGCAGCCTGTAACTGCAATCCGCTGAATTAAACGGCATCATTGGATTTAGGGGCAGCTCCTACCTGCGGGACCATTTGGCTGAGGGTCGCCCGAAAGGCCTCTTCCACAGCACCCCATGCAGCTGCACCTTGGTGCTGATGTCCAGCACGTCTGCGtcggcctgctccatggaggTCCAGGGCGGAAAGAGCGAAGGCTTAGAACTGGAGAACATTGTATCTGCTTTCAACCGACAGAATGGGTGGAGGGACGGGCCGAAAAACATCAATGGAGTAAAAATAGTTGCCGTGCAAATCCACGGGCAACgttacacacacgcaaaaatCTCCAATAGCTCAGTGAGGTGGAATGATGCGGCTGCCAATAACCACATCAGCTGGCGGCTGAGAGGCAGGAAGTAAAAGCagggatagaaaaaaaaagagggagggagggatagACGGATGGAGAGACAGTCTAGTGGGACGGGCACAGTATGGGCTTTAGACATCGGTGAGAAGGTCAGTAAACAATTTGATTCAGATTACTGGCCTTCTATCTGTGAGAcccatagacacacacatacagtgtgtgtatatatatatacacttaaATAGTGTTCACTATTCCATAAACACTAATCCATACATTATCATATCATCCCTGCATGCAGATAAGTGCACATTAGGTTAATGCAGCATGTTAAAGGTAGTTTACAGATTTATAGGGTGGTCTTGTGCGTGGGGCTTCTGTACAAGGTCTCCAGAGATCTGAATGTGTGGAGAGGGGGCGTGAGCAGGCTGGGGATTAAAGCCCATGGGCGCTCTGAGCAACGCCGCTCCGGCGAAAGGCTCAGgtggatttatttttaataacacaTCAGGGAGGTGTCGTCTGATCTCAGTCCTCACCTGGAATGGCCCTTCAGAGCTTCACCACATCTGATGAATCCGTGCGTTTGACTGACATTTAAAAGGGAAAGTGGGCGCATTTCATGTCAGAAGCAGCTTCTGAGCGTTATCTCTCCTCCAGGAACAACACAAGAACGGCTTTTGATAAATCCTGTGTCAGGGGAGGTTTAAAAAGAACCTCatgattaatatttaaacacacatcaATTAATAAACACGCAGGAAATGtatacttgaaaaaaaaaaaaaactttatttaaatcattgtttacattattacagcCATGAGACTGTATCAAAACGAAACAATCAAGAGGAAAAATAAGGCAAACTCCCAGTGGAATGATGTCATGTAAGCCCCAAGCCTACACACGCCCACTGTTCCCAGAATTCCAGAGCGCCCATACCCATTAACAACAGAGAGCACCAGGTTGCTTCCCTTTAAATCTTCCATTACTCCGTTTTTTCCAAATGTTCTTTAGAAATATAGACTATCTACAGCTAATGGCTCGCTCACAGTCCCTTCCCGAAATTGCCTAATGACGAGCACAAAAACCCCTGCTTTAGTCAAACAAGAGCAACTGGCACCTCCAGCCGGTAGAGGGTGCAAAAGAGCAGGGTGTGAAAAACACGCATTATTCAGGCGCCGCCACCTCACAAAACAGGCCGGGGCACATTCTCATCTCAAAGACATTTACGTGACCACATAACAGTCCAACCAGGTTGTGATGCTAAAGCTGTAAAACATCCTAGAACTGCAGGATGACTACAAAGTGTTCATTCTGTCCTCACTGGCAGTTTACAATGGCGCTTCAGGGTCCCGGGATGGGAGATCACCCGTAAAACCCATGACCGGTTGCAAATCAGCCAGCTATACTAATTTATGTTACACCCTCATCTACagacacactgaaaaaaaaatggctgtacTGGCCTGTTACGATTTCGCATTTCAAATGTGTGCTGAACTTATCCATCTAATAAGACCACTGATAGACATAAAGTCACCGAAAGTCACCGAAGTCAACGATTGTAAACAATactttcagacaaaaaaaaattgtcttctCATACTGATtttctttgaacatttttaagcaGTGAACAAGCTTGACGTCTAAATTAATTAACAATCAATTAAAATATGCGcatgaaaaatatgtttatgtaaTGCACGACACCTGCCATGTCAGATGACAAAACAAATGACATGCACATCATGACCACTGATGAAAGAGGATGTTTCTCAAAGCACTACAAAACGGGCAGACTGCCTTACATTTCAGAAGGTGTGAGAAGCAGGGGAGTTAGTTATGCGTCAGCAATTTTACCTTGTCTACCATTATgtacaaagcaaaacaaaatgaattattaattttcAAGCCATTATCAGTTCCTGGCTGCAAGAAACCTTGCTCTGAGGGCGGcgtttgggaaaaaaaaaatggctccaCCTCCTGGCTGGGAACCTGCCTTACAAACCCTTATTACGGACATAGTGTACACTGTACGGGACCTGCTTTTAATTAGATCTCACAACGCTCTCTGACTTCAATATCTGGCTGCCCTTGCTTGAGTTCGCACCACCACGCATAAGCCATGAATTACAAAACTCTGCTTTGTTACACCGATCTTTTAACCGAGCCTGATCACCCCAATGAGACTACTAGCACGTCTCCAAGTGCATTTGCGACATAATTGGGTTCTACTCAAACAACAAAGAACCCTGTGGTACAGTAGAACTAGAGCGCCTTTAGAGGACAGAAACGACAAACCCTTTAAGCAAAGTGGGAAAACGGTTAGGCCATATTATAAcacatttttgatgttttgtttgctttcaagcatttaaaaaaaaaaaaaaaaaaaaaaaaaaaacattgacatcGTGTGAAAATTCACGTAATCATTATCCTGCCGCTCATTACACCATTAATCACCACATGGATGTATAAACATAACGTGTACACGGTCACATCCACGCTCCCGCACTGCGTTATTTTAATAACACATCTTACATCTCCTCTGGTGGAGGTAACCACATGACTATGAAAAGCTTAACAAAGTGCACGTCagttcagaaacagaaaaaaaggcatGAAAATTAGTCTAGAACCGCTGCATTTACTGCGTTAGTTTTTACCCATTTGGCATTGATTTCATACGAAATGATTCCACACCACAAAAATGattcagagaaataaaaagagcaaGACATTAAAGCGGCAACATTACCTGGCAAATCTAATGTACCTTTGAGCagctaaaagtttttttttttttttttttgtgacagacCAGTTCTGTGGCCCTAAAGCTTTCATGTTTTGTGAAAATAGTGTTCATGGACATATTTACAGAGTACAGAGAATAcaaaacataaatcaagaaaagGCCCACATATTCATTTCTCTTAAGTTTTCATATATGAAGTCGGGGTGAAAAACGCTGGATCAGCAGAACTtggttaaaaacataaaactcGACATACACGTAACTCTACTTTAATACAAAGTTCATGCGAAAGCAGGACCCCATAGACTCCTACGTAGCTCATGGTCCTTGAGTACAGCACTTAAACATGAACTTACTCATTGATTCGTCTCTGGAGTAAAACAATCTCAAAATAGAGCTAAAAGACTACAAagcccccacccacccagtAACAGAGACcaaaagaggaggaaaaacaCTGCAGAATCCAGTCTCGTCACTCCATGTCACTCCATGGGGAATCCTGCAGGTTGGAGGGTTCTTATCTGTCTTCAGTGCCCCGGTGCATTTTGTCAAGTgactgaacattttatttacacttGTTCGTCCCGCCTGCCTGTCCGTCGGATCCTGGACCGGGACTAAGATGATGTAGGTCTGTGGCAACATGAGGTGTGTATTTGGCCATCTACCACAAAACATCGGTCCTTCCACTGATGTAAATACATTCTCAGTGCTGATGCCCGATAGACAGCACCAGAGGAATGAGGCAGCCCAGCACGAGGGCTCCGACTTCAACCTTACTCAGTCCTTTCCCAGCATTCCCTCCGCTGGGCAAGTGGCTGTGGCCCCCGCCGCCCACCTCAGGAAGGACGTGCACGGTGGCCACATACAGGAAGGTGCCAGCTGAGAAGAGCATGGCCACTCCTGTGGCGTTGACCTCTGAAAGAGCCTCTTTGCTGCTCTAAAAAAGGAAGATGTCAGAAGAACAGTGTTAGTCAAATTTCCACCCCCTAGAGCTGAAAATCCTTCTGATAGGCTAGACTGTCCATTACCCAGAATCCTTGTCAAGCAGGACATCACAAAAGTGGCAGAATTACTGATAGGTAGCTtcaaactaaataaatgtactcTAACCACCATTGTCCTATGATTAAACACAATTCCATCTACAGGATACAGTCTAAGTTAaactttaaatattaaaaaaatatgtaaattcaGTCATCAAAACACCAAAGGGATACAGTGTTTCCTTCAGGACATGTGGGACACTGAGTTCTTGTGTCTCATTGCGCTCACAATAGGAAACTCTGCCAATCTCTTGCTTTATTGCAAAGCACACAgctcatttttgttcatttcatatCGAGAGCAGAGTgactgaagataaaaaaaaaaaaaaaaaggctccataCCTGGCTGAGACCCAGAAAAGTTAGCATGGCCAGCACCGGAGCCGCCAACGCAAAAACCAGCAGGTGCTTACGGATACGGTTCCTCTCCAAACCTGCATGCATGAGGAACGAGACCAGGCCGAATGCCGCTGGAGCCTGCAAACAAAGAGATATGGCTGCTTTACACTATACAgcaatttacacatttacacaggcTAATACTGCAGAGAATCATGTTTTATAATTATGTGAAGGTCTATGTTAAGCACATTTCTAAGAAGCTAATAGAACTGCTCATGTTTGTACCTTGTGCAGCATGATAGCCACAAAGACGATGAGCTGAACGCTGGTCTGAGACGTGGATACTGCCGCCCCCAGGGCCACTCCATCCGCTGTCATTGGATAAGTGAACAATATCAGCCCGGGTAAAAGCAAACGGCAGCAGGATCTTCCAGTTCTTCATTACCAGACGTCCTCACCTATTCCTCTCATTGTCTTACCTGCTGCATGGACTACAAGGCCCAGAGTGGTCGTGATCTTTGAACTGGCTACCCTTGCAGACTCAGGATCTGACAGCAcaagaaatattacattttatgcatGGTCAATCAATGGGCAAAATAAGAGAGGAGACTACAAGTGACACTACTACTGAATTTCTGACATATTTAAACATACTGTCAGGAgcgtacactaccagtcaaaggtcaTAGAAAAAAGAAACCATGAAAACTCAGAACTATGAGATAAAATGCTTGAGGGAAAGggaacttttgctgtgatggcaggatttcacactcttggctccTTAAAAGATGTTTTTCATGAAGTAAAGGGTGTGAAGGTTCTTTATAAAAGAATTTTGGGGTGTCACGCTTACCG includes the following:
- the slc39a9 gene encoding zinc transporter ZIP9 isoform X1, whose amino-acid sequence is MDDFSSISFFSLAMLIGCYVAGTIPLAVNFSEEKLKLVTVLGAGLLCGTALAVIIPEGVHALYEEILESGHHAHGQGEVEVSEPKVAAEVVAGPSGGHAHSHEQLHAYIGVSLVLGFVFMLLVDQIGSSHMHSSDDPESARVASSKITTTLGLVVHAAADGVALGAAVSTSQTSVQLIVFVAIMLHKAPAAFGLVSFLMHAGLERNRIRKHLLVFALAAPVLAMLTFLGLSQSSKEALSEVNATGVAMLFSAGTFLYVATVHVLPEVGGGGHSHLPSGGNAGKGLSKVEVGALVLGCLIPLVLSIGHQH
- the slc39a9 gene encoding zinc transporter ZIP9 isoform X2 gives rise to the protein MLLVDQIGSSHMHSSDDPESARVASSKITTTLGLVVHAAADGVALGAAVSTSQTSVQLIVFVAIMLHKAPAAFGLVSFLMHAGLERNRIRKHLLVFALAAPVLAMLTFLGLSQSSKEALSEVNATGVAMLFSAGTFLYVATVHVLPEVGGGGHSHLPSGGNAGKGLSKVEVGALVLGCLIPLVLSIGHQH